The Streptomyces hundungensis genome contains the following window.
CCAGGAGGGTGCCATGGACCTGGTCGGCCGGCTCACCCCCCGCTCGACCCCGGCGGAGCGCCTCGCGGCCCTGCTGCGCGCCCAGGCGCATCTGCACGCGTACGGCATCACCGCCTGGCAGGACGCGATCATCGGCGGCTTCGGCTCGATGGACGACCCCGCCGACGCCTATGTGGCCGCCGCCCGCGACGGCTCGCTGACCGCACGGGTGGTCGGCGCCCTGTGGTGGGACCGCGAACGCGGCGCCGAACAGATCCCCGAACTGGTCGAGCGACGCCGGGAGTTGAGCGGGGGCCGCTTCCGAGCCGGAGCCGTGAAGATCATGCTGGACGGAGTCGCGGAGACCGGCACCGCGGCCCTGCTCGGCCCCTACCTCGACAGCTGCGGTTGCGCCACCGCCAACACCGGCACGAGCTTCGTCGACCCGGCCGAACTGCGCTCGTACGTCACCGAGTTGGACGCGCTCGGCTTCCAGGCCCACTTCCACGCGCTCGGCGACCGGGCCGTGCGCGAGGCGCTCGACGCGGTGCAGGCGGCCCGCGAGAAGAACGGCTGGACCGACACCCGACCGCACCTCGCCCACCTCCAGATCGTCCACCCCGACGACATCGACCGCTTCCGCGCCCTGGGCGCCACCGCCAACATCCAGCCCCTGTGGGCCTCCCACGAACCCCAGATGGACGAGCTGACCATCCCCTTCCTGGGGGCGGAACGCGCGGGGTGGCAGTACCCGTTCGCGGCGCTGCTGCGTTCCGGGGCGACGGTGGCGGCAGGCTCGGACTGGCCGGTGAGCAGCCCCGATCCGATGCAGGGGATCCACACGGCCGT
Protein-coding sequences here:
- a CDS encoding amidohydrolase, which produces MRHAPADLVFTGGPVLTLDAARSRATTVAVTGDRITAVGHDEVRELIGPATEVVDLAGKLLIPGFQDAHVHPVSAGIELARCDLTGLRTATDTVAAVRAYADAHPEQEWITGGGWSMEAFEGGSPTRELLDRVLPDRPVYLPNRDHHGAWVNSRALELAGITRDTPDPADGRIERDTGGEPNGLLQEGAMDLVGRLTPRSTPAERLAALLRAQAHLHAYGITAWQDAIIGGFGSMDDPADAYVAAARDGSLTARVVGALWWDRERGAEQIPELVERRRELSGGRFRAGAVKIMLDGVAETGTAALLGPYLDSCGCATANTGTSFVDPAELRSYVTELDALGFQAHFHALGDRAVREALDAVQAAREKNGWTDTRPHLAHLQIVHPDDIDRFRALGATANIQPLWASHEPQMDELTIPFLGAERAGWQYPFAALLRSGATVAAGSDWPVSSPDPMQGIHTAVNRIAPGEKGPVFLPEQRIGLTAAFAAYTSGTAYVNHLDDTGSIRAGALADLAVLDRDPYAGPAQEIGETRVLATYVGGRRVHDATS